The proteins below come from a single Archangium lipolyticum genomic window:
- a CDS encoding PEGA domain-containing protein: protein MTTRHRRMSFPALLIALLLALGGTGASAAEPAAARAAARKHFERGTTLYQEGRYAEAAAAFEAAYQTLAKGVVLYNLGQCYEKLGDLQRAIGYYRDYLRMEPNAEDRPLVESLIARLEKRYEEERRPQVTVSSEPAGARVQVDGEARGVTPWSDKLVVGPHRLEVTHEGYQPLRRDVELRSGEPLELQLMLTPLPGSGVALRNGQEQPRRRIWTWVAAGAAGAAAAGAVTLGMLARSDSRELLARPHERAEAQRLHDSALGRARASNILTGTAGVALLAGTALFFVEGSF, encoded by the coding sequence ATGACCACCCGCCACCGCCGCATGTCCTTCCCAGCGCTCCTCATCGCGCTGCTGCTCGCCCTGGGAGGTACGGGGGCGAGCGCCGCCGAGCCCGCGGCCGCCCGCGCCGCCGCTCGCAAGCACTTCGAGCGCGGAACCACCCTCTACCAGGAGGGCCGCTACGCCGAGGCCGCCGCCGCCTTCGAGGCCGCCTACCAGACGCTCGCCAAGGGCGTGGTGCTCTACAACCTGGGCCAGTGCTACGAGAAGCTCGGGGATCTCCAGCGGGCCATCGGCTACTACCGCGACTACCTGCGCATGGAGCCCAACGCGGAGGATCGGCCGCTCGTCGAGTCACTCATCGCCCGGCTGGAGAAGCGCTACGAAGAGGAGCGCCGTCCCCAGGTGACCGTCTCCAGCGAGCCCGCGGGGGCGCGAGTCCAGGTGGATGGCGAGGCGCGCGGGGTGACGCCCTGGAGCGACAAGCTGGTGGTGGGCCCGCACCGGCTCGAGGTGACACACGAGGGCTACCAGCCGCTGCGGCGCGACGTGGAGCTGCGGTCGGGCGAGCCTCTCGAGCTCCAGTTGATGCTCACGCCCCTCCCGGGGAGCGGCGTGGCGCTCAGGAACGGCCAGGAGCAACCGCGGCGGCGCATCTGGACGTGGGTGGCCGCGGGCGCGGCGGGGGCGGCGGCGGCGGGGGCGGTGACGCTCGGGATGCTGGCGCGCTCCGACTCGCGGGAGCTGCTGGCCCGGCCGCACGAGCGCGCCGAGGCGCAGCGGCTGCACGACTCGGCCCTGGGCCGGGCGCGGGCCTCCAACATCCTCACCGGTACCGCGGGCGTGGCCCTGCTGGCGGGCACGGCCCTGTTCTTCGTCGAGGGGAGCTTCTGA